A portion of the Chelmon rostratus isolate fCheRos1 chromosome 15, fCheRos1.pri, whole genome shotgun sequence genome contains these proteins:
- the LOC121618312 gene encoding protein Z-dependent protease inhibitor-like — MAVHKMKIGFIFTVTYMCFFAPVYQAHPPSATISDLSFKNMDFAMNLYRKISSFHDKNIFFSPLSISTSFAALLMASDGVTREEMLKVLNLEQLEQADQPELIPKLFQLLNENITQNGSLKLDHGMALFVHPQCEVEMTFADQIKTFFDADVKSIDFSDTKGSISFINEYIKQKTQDKVTEMISTLDAMTQVMLINTIFFQGAWQTPFNPNFTENAPFYIDNYSVVRVPMMFMEDKFYMMEDVPLGAKVLKLPYQEGVSMLILLPNKGMDYTAIDDEITAEKFLSWIKKLQKTKLEINIPKFKMEQSYSLHTLLPEMGMASVFSNSANLTKLSKDEGLKASEVLHKAMIEVDETGTTAAAATTSGITPYSLPTTFIVNRPFFFFIYHEDTNCMLFMGRVIDPTKN, encoded by the exons ATGGCAGTACACAAAATGAAGATCGGATTTATTTTCACCGTAACCTACATGTGCTTCTTCGCTCCTGTCTACCAAGCACACCCTCCGAGCGCCACCATCTCAGATCTTTCCTTCAAAAATATGGACTTTGCCATGAACCTTTACAGGAAAATATCCAGCTTCCATGACAAGAACATCTTTTTCTCACCTCTGAGCATCTCTACCAGCTTTGCTGCCCTCTTAATGGCTTCTGATGGTGTCACACGTGAGGAAATGTTGAAGGTACTCAACCTGGAGCAGCTTGAGCAGGCTGACCAGCCAGAACTGATCCCAAAACTCTTTCAGCTCCTCAATGAGAACATCACACAGAACGGATCACTGAAACTTGACCACGGCATGGCCCTCTTTGTGCACCCGCAATGTGAGGTGGAAATGACATTTGCGGACCAAATCAAGACATTTTTTGACGCTGACGTCAAAAGTATAGACTTTAGTGACACAAAAGGGAGTATCAGCTTCATCAACGAGTATATCAAGCAGAAGACTCAGGACAAAGTGACGGAGATGATCTCCACCCTGGATGCAATGACCCAAGTCATGTTAATCAACACAATTTTCTTCCAGG GAGCCTGGCAGACACCTTTTAACCCCAATTTCACCGAAAATGCACCCTTCTACATTGACAACTATAGTGTTGTGCGAGTGCCGATGATGTTTATGGAGGATAAGTTCTACATGATGGAAGATGTTCCTCTTGGTGCCAAAGTGCTGAAGCTACCATACCAGGAAGGTGTTTCCATGCTTATCCTGCTACCCAACAAAGGCATGGACTACACTGCAATTGATGATGAGATCACTGCTGAGAAGTTCCTCAGCTGGatcaaaaagctgcaaaaaac CAAACTGGAAATCAACATACCCAAATTCAAGATGGAGCAGTCGTATTCCCTTCACACTCTTCTACCAGAGATGGGCATGGCCAGCGTCTTCAGTAATTCAGCCAATTTGACAAAGCTGAGTAAGGACGAAGGCCTCAAAGCATCAGAG GTGCTGCACAAGGCTATGATCGAGGTGGATGAGACTGGGACCACTGCCGCAGCTGCCACAACATCTGGCATTACTCCATATTCCTTACCCACGACCTTCATTGTCAACAGaccattcttcttcttcatatACCATGAAGACACAAACTGTATGCTGTTCATGGGCAGGGTGATTGACCCCACAAAAAATTAG
- the atxn3 gene encoding ataxin-3 isoform X2 produces MRMAEGGMASEEYRTFLQQPSGNMDDSGFFSIQVISNALRVWGLELILFNSREYQSLMINPINEKAFICNYKEHWFTIRKLGQQWFNLNSLLTGPELISDTYLALFLAQLQQEGYSIFVIRGNLPECEAEQILGIMRVQQQQRPRLIGEEEAQTSAGRSAALAQTEMGFGVEDEVVDEDEELKRALALSRQDIDVEDEEADLRRAIQLSMQGAVMSNKSSESEMGNVKSGSAAGGQREGQNETLTAEELRKRRQAYFDRQQQQAQPNIPQQPETKSTGGSGSVNTDAEDQQQKPSQ; encoded by the exons atgagGATGGCTGAGGGAGGTATGGCCAGTGAGGAGTATAGGACCTTCTTACAG CAACCATCGGGGAACATGGACGACAGTGGATTCTTTTCAATACAA GTCATTAGCAATGCTCTGAGAGTGTGGGGCTTGGAGCTAATCCTTTTCAATAGCCGGGAGTACCAGAGCCTGATGATTAATCCAAT AAATGAGAAAGCCTTTATTTGCAACTACAAGGAGCACTGGTTTACTATACGCAAACTTGGACAACAG TGGTTTAATCTAAATTCACTGTTGACTGGACCGGAGTTGATATCAGACACCTATCTAGCACTTTTCCTTGCACAGTTACAACAAGAAG GTTATTCCATATTTGTGATCCGGGGGAACCTCCCTGAGTGTGAAGCAGAGCAGATCCTTGGGATCATGAGAGTTCAGCAACAGCAGCGACCACGGCTTATTGGAGAAGAGGAGGCCCAGACAAGTGCAGG CAGATCAGCAGCTCTGGCCCAGACGGAAATGGGATTTGGTGTAGAGGATGAGGTTgtggatgaagatgaagaactGAAGAGAGCTCTGGCACTCAGCAGGCAGGACATAGATGTGGAAGATGAAGAAGCTGATCTTCGTAGGGCCATACAGCTCAGCATGCAAG GAGCAGTGATGAGCAACAAGTCCTCAGAGTCTGAAATGGGAAATGTAAAATCAGGGAGTGCTGcaggaggacaaagagaagGCCAGAATGAGACGCTCACAGCTGAGGAACTGCGAAAGAGGAGACAAGCCTATTTTGATCG gcagcagcaacaagctCAGCCGAACATTCCTCAACAACCAGAGACAAAATCAACCGGTGGCTCAG GATCAGTAAACACTGACGCGGAGGACCAACAACAAAAGCCCAGCCAGTGA
- the atxn3 gene encoding ataxin-3 isoform X1, with the protein MFDRKLNMDSIFHEKQEGSLCAQHCLNNLLQGEYFTPVDLSSIAHQLDEEERMRMAEGGMASEEYRTFLQQPSGNMDDSGFFSIQVISNALRVWGLELILFNSREYQSLMINPINEKAFICNYKEHWFTIRKLGQQWFNLNSLLTGPELISDTYLALFLAQLQQEGYSIFVIRGNLPECEAEQILGIMRVQQQQRPRLIGEEEAQTSAGRSAALAQTEMGFGVEDEVVDEDEELKRALALSRQDIDVEDEEADLRRAIQLSMQGAVMSNKSSESEMGNVKSGSAAGGQREGQNETLTAEELRKRRQAYFDRQQQQAQPNIPQQPETKSTGGSGSVNTDAEDQQQKPSQ; encoded by the exons ATGTTTGACAGAAAGCTGAATATGGATTCCATATTCCATGAGAAA CAAGAGGGCTCGCTTTGCGCCCAACACTGTCTCAACAACCTCCTGCAGGGTGAGTATTTCACTCCTGTTGATCTGTCCTCCATTGCTCATCAGcttgatgaggaggagagaatgagGATGGCTGAGGGAGGTATGGCCAGTGAGGAGTATAGGACCTTCTTACAG CAACCATCGGGGAACATGGACGACAGTGGATTCTTTTCAATACAA GTCATTAGCAATGCTCTGAGAGTGTGGGGCTTGGAGCTAATCCTTTTCAATAGCCGGGAGTACCAGAGCCTGATGATTAATCCAAT AAATGAGAAAGCCTTTATTTGCAACTACAAGGAGCACTGGTTTACTATACGCAAACTTGGACAACAG TGGTTTAATCTAAATTCACTGTTGACTGGACCGGAGTTGATATCAGACACCTATCTAGCACTTTTCCTTGCACAGTTACAACAAGAAG GTTATTCCATATTTGTGATCCGGGGGAACCTCCCTGAGTGTGAAGCAGAGCAGATCCTTGGGATCATGAGAGTTCAGCAACAGCAGCGACCACGGCTTATTGGAGAAGAGGAGGCCCAGACAAGTGCAGG CAGATCAGCAGCTCTGGCCCAGACGGAAATGGGATTTGGTGTAGAGGATGAGGTTgtggatgaagatgaagaactGAAGAGAGCTCTGGCACTCAGCAGGCAGGACATAGATGTGGAAGATGAAGAAGCTGATCTTCGTAGGGCCATACAGCTCAGCATGCAAG GAGCAGTGATGAGCAACAAGTCCTCAGAGTCTGAAATGGGAAATGTAAAATCAGGGAGTGCTGcaggaggacaaagagaagGCCAGAATGAGACGCTCACAGCTGAGGAACTGCGAAAGAGGAGACAAGCCTATTTTGATCG gcagcagcaacaagctCAGCCGAACATTCCTCAACAACCAGAGACAAAATCAACCGGTGGCTCAG GATCAGTAAACACTGACGCGGAGGACCAACAACAAAAGCCCAGCCAGTGA